In Arthrobacter citreus, a single genomic region encodes these proteins:
- a CDS encoding protease, which translates to MLNKKILSLVALGLLASPLSLGTVKAEGNGYNLSKKMVEHQIKMPLQKGIPDFHRFNQLRNEVKDSKAISVKNFNKIGIMSNGNSTSEDDDFISEVEPNDDFDSADNTSYEKPLIGQLYPLYDVDVHKVVVPSDGLLYVVGVTNSDNIELAFSVTEKYFAVSNKLQYLGSEYDDEGNEYQAYQAKAGTYYVGVIDYDNDDVDNNTEDDLYAIGTYFEDNVAPNKPIVNKVDNNDTVVTGKAEASSTVTVKVGSTQLGTAKTASNGTYSVKIKTQKAGVTLSVTAKDSAGNTSAASTTKVVDVIAPSKPVVNKVDNNDKVVTGKAEAGSTVTVKKGSTTLGSAKANSSGNYSVTIAVQYAGTKLSVTAKDAAGNTSTATTVTVVDVIAPSKPKVNKVDDNDAKVTGKAEANSTVTVKVGSKTLGSAKADSKGNFTVKIKAQKSGTTISVTAKDAAGNTSSATSVKVVRH; encoded by the coding sequence GTGCTTAATAAAAAAATCTTATCATTAGTTGCTTTAGGTTTATTAGCGTCACCATTGTCTTTAGGAACTGTTAAGGCAGAAGGAAACGGATACAACTTATCCAAGAAGATGGTTGAACATCAGATTAAAATGCCACTTCAAAAAGGAATCCCCGATTTTCATAGGTTTAATCAACTTAGAAATGAAGTAAAGGATTCAAAAGCCATTTCAGTAAAAAACTTTAATAAAATAGGGATTATGAGTAATGGTAACAGCACTAGTGAAGATGATGATTTTATATCTGAGGTAGAGCCCAATGATGACTTTGATTCTGCAGATAATACATCATATGAAAAACCGTTAATTGGACAGTTATACCCATTGTATGATGTAGATGTTCATAAAGTAGTCGTACCGAGCGATGGACTTTTATATGTAGTTGGGGTTACTAACTCTGATAATATTGAACTAGCATTCTCTGTAACAGAAAAATATTTTGCCGTGAGTAATAAATTACAATATTTAGGCTCTGAATATGATGACGAAGGAAATGAATATCAAGCATACCAAGCAAAAGCTGGTACATATTATGTTGGCGTTATAGACTATGATAATGACGATGTTGATAATAATACAGAAGATGACTTATATGCTATAGGAACTTACTTCGAAGATAATGTTGCCCCAAATAAACCAATCGTAAATAAAGTTGATAATAATGATACAGTTGTAACAGGTAAAGCAGAAGCTAGCTCTACTGTTACCGTGAAAGTAGGTAGTACTCAATTAGGTACTGCTAAAACAGCTTCAAATGGAACTTATTCTGTAAAAATCAAAACACAAAAAGCTGGCGTGACATTAAGTGTTACAGCTAAAGATTCTGCTGGTAATACAAGTGCAGCGTCAACTACAAAAGTCGTTGATGTGATTGCACCATCTAAGCCTGTAGTAAATAAGGTTGATAATAATGACAAAGTTGTGACTGGAAAAGCAGAAGCTGGTTCTACTGTTACTGTTAAAAAAGGTTCCACAACACTTGGATCTGCAAAAGCTAATTCATCTGGAAATTATTCCGTTACGATAGCTGTTCAATATGCTGGTACAAAACTATCTGTAACTGCTAAAGATGCTGCTGGTAATACGAGTACAGCAACAACTGTAACAGTCGTAGATGTGATTGCTCCAAGTAAACCAAAGGTTAATAAAGTAGACGATAACGATGCGAAAGTAACTGGAAAAGCTGAAGCTAACTCTACTGTTACTGTTAAAGTTGGAAGTAAAACTTTAGGTTCAGCAAAAGCTGATTCAAAAGGAAACTTTACAGTTAAAATCAAAGCTCAGAAAAGTGGTACTACGATTTCTGTAACTGCTAAGGATGCTGCTGGTAATACTAGTTCTGCGACTTCAGTTAAGGTTGTAAGGCATTAA
- the cls gene encoding cardiolipin synthase, which produces MDRSPGSFFVSMHLIITISVIVISCKLFLENRDPQNTLSWLLLFVLIPTFGVILYVLFGRLKTRRKKLIRHSMFKIPQNTPVNSINSNTLSTKLSKLSAIIEKLTGASINQNTTASLLINGDEMFSRLKESLLNAKHSIYIQYYIFRTDTIGNEVLDILKMKANEGIEVRLLIDGLGSKKFKKKILKNLQNIGVKVAQFDPIFTNWSFGTLNYRNHRKIVVIDGIKGFTGGLNVGDEYLGRSKLGFWRDTHLFIEGTAVKELQNLFLQDWYYSTFDSSVETIKNILNNDQITVEKPIDNARELAESGAIQIFGSGPDTKEPTMRNAFHSLLSIAEDSIWIATPYFVPDQEILTILKLKALSGVDVRIMYPGKSDSLLSDSASKSYFAPLLECGVKIFKYKKNFLHSKVILIDNEIASVGTANLDIRSLHLNYELTAFMYESKGVRQVYNSFLNDFSVSTQLIFAEFKERSLFKKIIESLTRLFSPLL; this is translated from the coding sequence ATGGATAGGTCACCTGGATCCTTCTTTGTTAGCATGCATTTGATAATTACCATTAGTGTAATTGTTATCTCCTGCAAATTATTTTTAGAAAATCGTGACCCACAAAATACTCTTTCTTGGCTATTATTATTCGTCCTTATCCCAACATTTGGCGTTATTTTATATGTATTATTTGGACGATTAAAGACAAGGCGAAAGAAATTAATCCGACACTCAATGTTTAAAATACCTCAAAATACTCCCGTTAACTCTATTAATAGCAATACATTGTCTACAAAATTATCTAAATTAAGTGCTATTATTGAAAAATTAACCGGTGCATCAATTAATCAAAATACAACCGCTTCTTTATTAATCAATGGAGATGAAATGTTTTCTAGACTAAAGGAATCTTTGTTAAATGCAAAACACTCCATCTATATTCAATATTATATTTTTCGTACGGATACAATTGGGAATGAGGTACTCGATATATTAAAAATGAAAGCAAATGAGGGTATTGAAGTTCGTTTATTGATTGATGGTTTGGGAAGTAAAAAATTTAAAAAGAAAATTTTAAAAAATTTGCAAAATATCGGTGTTAAAGTAGCACAGTTCGATCCGATTTTCACGAATTGGTCATTTGGCACTCTGAATTACCGTAATCATAGAAAAATCGTAGTGATAGATGGGATAAAAGGATTTACTGGGGGTCTAAATGTTGGTGACGAATATTTAGGAAGGTCTAAACTAGGATTTTGGAGAGATACTCATTTATTCATTGAAGGCACAGCTGTCAAAGAATTGCAAAATTTATTTTTACAAGACTGGTACTATTCTACATTTGATAGCTCAGTTGAAACTATTAAAAATATTTTAAACAATGATCAAATTACAGTTGAGAAACCTATTGATAATGCTAGAGAATTAGCTGAATCAGGTGCTATTCAAATATTTGGAAGTGGTCCTGATACAAAAGAACCAACAATGAGGAATGCATTTCACTCTCTCCTCTCAATAGCTGAGGATAGTATTTGGATTGCCACACCTTATTTTGTTCCTGATCAAGAAATTTTAACAATTTTAAAGCTTAAAGCTTTGTCTGGTGTAGATGTACGAATAATGTATCCAGGTAAAAGTGATAGTCTATTAAGTGACTCAGCTTCAAAATCATACTTTGCACCTCTATTAGAATGCGGGGTAAAAATTTTTAAATATAAAAAGAATTTCCTTCACTCAAAAGTGATACTCATCGATAATGAAATTGCTTCAGTTGGAACCGCTAATTTAGATATTCGTAGCCTTCACTTAAATTATGAATTAACTGCATTTATGTATGAATCGAAAGGAGTTCGTCAAGTCTATAACTCTTTTTTAAATGACTTTTCGGTTTCAACACAATTAATTTTTGCTGAATTTAAAGAACGAAGCCTTTTCAAAAAAATAATCGAGTCTTTAACTCGCTTATTTTCCCCTTTATTATAA
- a CDS encoding response regulator transcription factor has translation MTSKILVVDDDENIKKLISIYLQNEGFETTLANDAVEAFEFLQEEEYDLIILDIMLPKINGIEACIKIREEKTLPIIMLSAKSEDIDKIQGLSSGADDYLTKPFNPLELIARVKSQLRRFKKYNKMQKNNEKVLEFDDLYMNTETRQVWVRKQEKRLTPKEFEILELLLRNKGIVLSVSKIYEAIWKEDFLKSDNTVMVHITNIREKIEEDPKHPIYIKTIWGIGYKI, from the coding sequence ATGACGAGTAAAATACTAGTTGTAGATGATGATGAAAATATAAAAAAATTAATTTCGATTTATCTTCAAAACGAAGGATTTGAAACTACGTTAGCCAATGATGCAGTAGAAGCATTTGAATTCTTACAAGAAGAAGAATATGACTTAATTATTTTGGACATCATGCTGCCAAAAATTAATGGAATTGAAGCGTGTATTAAGATTCGTGAAGAAAAGACCTTACCGATCATCATGCTTTCAGCAAAGAGTGAAGATATTGATAAAATACAAGGTTTAAGTTCAGGTGCAGATGATTATTTAACGAAGCCTTTTAATCCTCTTGAGTTAATTGCTCGAGTAAAATCTCAGTTAAGAAGATTTAAAAAATATAATAAAATGCAAAAAAATAATGAAAAAGTTTTAGAATTTGATGATTTGTACATGAATACAGAAACTCGCCAAGTTTGGGTTCGTAAACAAGAAAAAAGGTTAACTCCAAAAGAATTTGAAATACTTGAATTACTTTTACGTAATAAAGGAATCGTTTTAAGTGTGAGTAAAATATATGAAGCAATTTGGAAAGAAGACTTTTTAAAGTCCGACAATACTGTTATGGTCCATATAACAAATATTCGTGAAAAAATTGAAGAAGATCCGAAACATCCAATTTATATTAAAACTATTTGGGGAATTGGGTACAAAATATGA
- a CDS encoding amino acid ABC transporter permease, with amino-acid sequence MIDFSILTDHLEYFLDGLRVTILTSLIALLCSFILGTLVAVMRIAPIKPLNWLGSIYVEFIRNIPVLVVIFFTYLAGSYSGMVAGTIGLTIYTAAFIAEAIRAGILSVPKGQMEAARSTGLTYGQAMRLIILPQAIKIVIPPLGNQFLNLVKNSSLLAVVAGQDLMYQGDLISAMTYVTFDTYIFVGLFYLVLTIPLSIGVNFLEKRLARSN; translated from the coding sequence TTGATAGATTTCTCGATATTAACAGATCATTTAGAGTATTTTTTAGATGGATTAAGAGTAACCATTTTAACTAGTTTAATTGCTTTATTATGTAGCTTTATTTTAGGGACACTGGTTGCTGTTATGCGAATTGCTCCAATCAAACCGCTTAACTGGTTAGGTTCGATTTATGTTGAATTTATCCGAAATATCCCTGTCCTAGTGGTCATTTTTTTTACTTACTTAGCTGGAAGCTATAGTGGAATGGTTGCAGGAACAATCGGTTTAACCATCTATACAGCAGCGTTCATTGCCGAAGCAATCCGTGCTGGTATTCTCTCTGTGCCAAAAGGCCAAATGGAAGCCGCTCGCTCAACCGGATTGACTTACGGACAGGCAATGAGATTAATCATCCTTCCTCAAGCAATCAAAATCGTCATCCCTCCTCTTGGCAACCAATTTCTAAATTTAGTAAAAAACTCATCATTATTAGCCGTCGTAGCTGGTCAAGATTTAATGTATCAAGGAGATCTAATTTCTGCAATGACTTACGTAACGTTCGATACTTATATTTTCGTAGGATTATTTTATTTAGTTTTAACGATTCCTTTAAGCATCGGTGTTAACTTTTTAGAAAAACGCTTGGCCAGAAGTAACTAA
- a CDS encoding amino acid ABC transporter permease produces the protein MDFLQPYADVYTLDHIKFLLEGFWVTLKVAAISIVLSFIVGGLIGTLRYTKIPVVTQLLTAIVETIRNLPLLLIIFFTYFALPEIGIEMKITTAAIAALTVFESAMISEIIRSGLNSIEKGQIEAARASGLNYTQTLRYIILPQALRRMVPPIVSQFISLLKDTSLAVVIALPDLLHNGQIIYAQKESYVIPVMVIVALMYFIVNYVLSLVARRLEIKQS, from the coding sequence ATGGATTTTCTACAACCATACGCTGATGTATACACACTAGACCATATTAAATTTTTACTTGAAGGATTTTGGGTCACACTTAAAGTCGCTGCTATTTCAATTGTGCTCAGCTTTATTGTTGGCGGATTGATTGGTACCCTCAGATATACGAAAATTCCCGTCGTTACTCAATTACTAACCGCGATTGTTGAGACGATTCGGAACTTACCTTTATTGCTAATTATTTTCTTTACGTATTTTGCATTACCAGAAATCGGAATCGAAATGAAAATTACAACAGCAGCCATCGCAGCATTGACAGTATTTGAATCAGCTATGATTTCAGAAATTATACGAAGTGGATTAAACTCGATCGAAAAAGGACAGATTGAAGCAGCACGGGCATCTGGATTGAATTACACACAGACATTACGCTATATTATCTTGCCACAAGCATTGAGAAGAATGGTTCCGCCGATCGTGAGTCAGTTTATTTCTTTACTAAAAGACACATCATTAGCTGTCGTTATTGCATTGCCGGATTTATTGCATAATGGACAAATTATTTATGCACAGAAAGAATCTTATGTAATTCCTGTTATGGTGATTGTTGCGTTGATGTACTTTATTGTTAATTATGTTTTGTCGTTGGTTGCGCGTAGATTGGAGATTAAGCAGTCTTGA
- a CDS encoding transporter substrate-binding domain-containing protein — MFLKKFMKMALVSTTAALVLAGCGSKDDSKSKDALARIKDDKKIVFGVKYDTRLFGLKNPSTGKVEGFDIDLSKALAQEMFGKDVKPEYIEVTSKTRVGLLNNGKVDAVVATMTINEERKKEVDFTDVYFNAGQSLLVKKGSKIHGIADLKKGTKVLAVKGSTSAVNIREKAPATTVLEFENYAEAFTALKAGKGDALTTDDAILYGMKEEDSSFELVGGTFTEEPYGIAVKKGNKALVEKLNKALASLKASGKYDEIKNKWIKN; from the coding sequence ATGTTTCTAAAAAAATTCATGAAAATGGCTCTAGTTTCAACAACAGCCGCCTTAGTTCTTGCAGGCTGTGGTAGTAAGGATGATTCGAAAAGTAAAGATGCTCTAGCACGAATTAAAGACGATAAGAAAATTGTATTTGGCGTAAAATATGACACTCGTTTATTTGGATTGAAAAACCCTTCAACAGGTAAAGTAGAAGGATTTGATATTGACCTTTCCAAAGCACTTGCGCAAGAAATGTTTGGCAAAGATGTAAAGCCTGAGTACATAGAGGTTACGTCAAAAACGAGGGTTGGTCTCTTAAATAATGGAAAAGTTGATGCGGTCGTCGCTACAATGACGATTAATGAAGAACGTAAAAAAGAAGTGGATTTTACTGATGTTTACTTTAATGCCGGACAATCTTTGTTAGTAAAAAAAGGTAGTAAAATTCATGGAATTGCTGACTTGAAGAAAGGCACAAAAGTACTTGCTGTTAAAGGCTCAACTTCTGCGGTAAATATTCGCGAGAAAGCTCCTGCTACGACCGTACTTGAATTCGAAAACTACGCTGAAGCTTTTACAGCCTTAAAAGCAGGTAAAGGTGATGCCCTAACTACGGATGATGCAATCCTTTACGGTATGAAAGAAGAAGATTCTTCATTTGAATTAGTAGGTGGAACTTTCACTGAAGAACCTTATGGTATCGCAGTTAAGAAAGGAAATAAAGCGCTTGTTGAAAAGCTGAATAAAGCATTAGCAAGCTTAAAAGCTTCAGGTAAATATGATGAGATTAAGAATAAATGGATTAAAAATTAA
- a CDS encoding VTT domain-containing protein: protein MHLKDLAIDMFTSYENVAVLLSISINIVISILGIVPSVFLTAANLTVFGFWEGMGISFIGEVSGTAISFVLYRKGFRKLKDVRGFSNRKVQQLLKANSKDSFLLILFLRILPLIPMGLVTFIASIGKTSLLIFLAASTLGKIPAILIEAYSVHQVINWTGEGKLIVSIVSCIILLITWRKISTHSFSRNEYYRK from the coding sequence ATGCACCTAAAGGATCTAGCAATTGATATGTTTACTTCTTACGAAAATGTTGCTGTCCTGTTGAGCATTAGTATCAATATTGTGATTAGTATATTAGGGATTGTTCCAAGTGTTTTCTTAACTGCTGCAAACTTGACTGTGTTCGGTTTTTGGGAAGGAATGGGGATATCTTTTATTGGAGAAGTTTCTGGAACAGCCATTTCGTTTGTATTATATAGAAAAGGATTTCGCAAATTAAAGGATGTGCGTGGATTCTCTAATCGGAAAGTACAACAACTACTAAAAGCCAATAGTAAAGATTCATTTTTACTAATACTTTTCCTTAGAATTTTACCATTAATCCCAATGGGTCTTGTAACATTCATAGCTTCCATTGGAAAAACGTCCCTTCTCATTTTTTTAGCTGCCAGTACCTTAGGAAAAATACCGGCAATTTTAATTGAAGCCTATTCCGTGCACCAAGTCATAAATTGGACAGGGGAAGGTAAGTTAATTGTATCTATAGTTTCTTGTATAATCCTTTTAATTACTTGGCGTAAGATAAGCACACATTCATTTTCGCGAAACGAATATTATAGAAAATGA
- a CDS encoding VTT domain-containing protein translates to MKYRLIALISSWGILLVGLYVIGIFPLSKNELIDFITKQQDYAILLYFVIFAFRFILMIPSSLFLLIGVYLFNPWIVLLISLGSMFITESIVYIIGRKINKSQWYKTFLEKHPKIDNRIKKNQYWMLFILGAVPTGPTDAACLISSASGMKYRAYIAIVLLSNTCYALWYVLLGSYVHF, encoded by the coding sequence TTGAAATATCGTTTAATAGCTTTAATAAGTAGTTGGGGAATTCTCTTGGTTGGTTTATATGTCATTGGAATTTTTCCATTATCAAAAAATGAATTAATTGACTTTATTACCAAACAACAAGATTATGCAATTTTATTATACTTTGTAATATTTGCATTTAGATTTATTTTAATGATACCTAGTTCATTATTTTTACTCATAGGTGTATATCTTTTTAATCCTTGGATTGTACTTTTAATTTCCTTAGGATCTATGTTTATTACTGAAAGTATCGTCTACATTATTGGAAGAAAAATAAATAAGTCACAGTGGTATAAAACATTTCTAGAAAAACATCCGAAAATTGATAATAGAATTAAGAAAAACCAATACTGGATGTTATTTATTTTAGGTGCAGTTCCAACAGGTCCTACAGATGCTGCTTGTTTAATTTCATCGGCATCTGGAATGAAGTATAGAGCTTACATTGCAATTGTTTTGTTAAGTAACACCTGCTATGCACTATGGTATGTATTACTTGGATCTTATGTACATTTTTAA
- a CDS encoding WYL domain-containing protein, with protein sequence MENRERFYKLMKLLESKTDIDNEFTFDEIKKRLAVGEEDFSYSKNTFLKDITVLEEVGFDVIENPSDGKATTYSHQERLFELHELRLLVDAVTASRFLNKQETQKIIDKLKKLTSDNEAKKLHNGIIPDTAIKSESNRIHFSIDQLHQAISEKKLISFQYGRYNIKKKFELSHGGKEYMVKPLAVIWSNDYYYLITRSLPEDQLRHFRVDRMRKVKKTEEKFQDERFDVDEYLRTVFNMFAGEPDYVKIKFKRGLLNVVLDRFGLKADIQQVDEEHFILTTKAAISDGLITWILTWGKDAQVISPPSVIERVQAQILEMSKLYSMDLQQ encoded by the coding sequence ATGGAAAACCGCGAACGATTTTATAAATTAATGAAGCTACTAGAAAGTAAGACCGATATTGACAATGAGTTTACCTTTGATGAAATAAAAAAGAGATTAGCGGTAGGAGAAGAGGATTTTTCGTATAGTAAAAATACATTTTTAAAAGATATAACAGTATTAGAAGAGGTTGGATTTGATGTAATTGAAAATCCTAGTGATGGAAAGGCAACGACATATAGCCACCAAGAGCGACTTTTTGAATTGCATGAACTACGTTTATTAGTAGATGCAGTGACTGCTTCAAGATTTTTAAACAAACAAGAAACACAAAAAATCATCGATAAATTAAAAAAACTAACGAGTGATAACGAAGCTAAAAAGCTTCACAACGGCATTATTCCAGATACGGCAATTAAAAGTGAAAGCAATCGTATTCACTTTTCAATCGATCAACTTCACCAAGCAATTTCTGAGAAAAAACTCATTTCGTTTCAATATGGCCGATACAATATTAAGAAAAAATTTGAATTAAGTCACGGTGGGAAAGAATATATGGTTAAACCACTCGCAGTAATTTGGTCAAATGACTACTATTACTTAATTACGAGAAGTTTACCTGAAGATCAACTAAGACATTTCCGTGTAGACCGAATGCGCAAAGTTAAGAAAACCGAAGAAAAATTCCAAGATGAACGCTTTGACGTCGATGAATATTTGCGCACCGTTTTCAATATGTTTGCAGGTGAACCAGACTACGTAAAGATCAAGTTCAAAAGAGGATTATTAAATGTAGTTCTTGACCGTTTTGGCTTAAAAGCTGATATTCAGCAAGTAGATGAGGAGCACTTCATTTTAACGACAAAAGCTGCGATCAGTGATGGATTAATCACATGGATTTTAACTTGGGGTAAGGATGCACAAGTAATAAGCCCGCCGTCTGTGATTGAGAGAGTTCAGGCGCAAATTTTGGAGATGAGTAAGCTTTATAGTATGGACTTGCAGCAATAA
- a CDS encoding HAMP domain-containing histidine kinase translates to MNKLNHFWQRISIKLLVAIAISFGVSLIITLLISQIFIRPYIISHPNNVNSFLYNLIIIPTFLMIISSFIISFLLLVRKKIQYLKQISNTVQLISEGKLGIVIDLEGNDELTQLSKNINTMSKELEIKFNNERQMENVKNELITSVSHDLRTPLTSILGYTNLLRNREYKNENELNEYLNTIYTKSNDLKNLINELFEYTKLSSPDIILSKQIVDYSQLIEQVIGENIPIFHKEGLNLKKELIAEDIHINIDVEKIVRVLDNLFSNAMKYSVKPSTIIVNLTQSTNEVLFSISNKGNNLKVEHLDRFFERFYRVDQSRKSEGSAGLGLAISKRIVELHSGGIWGEFNNDWITFFVKLNKD, encoded by the coding sequence ATGAATAAATTAAATCACTTTTGGCAACGGATTAGTATTAAGCTTTTAGTTGCAATTGCTATTAGTTTTGGGGTTTCACTAATTATTACTCTCCTCATTTCACAAATTTTTATTAGGCCATATATAATAAGTCATCCAAATAATGTGAATTCATTTTTATACAATTTAATAATTATTCCTACATTTTTAATGATTATTTCAAGTTTTATTATTAGTTTTTTATTACTAGTTAGGAAAAAAATACAGTATCTAAAGCAAATTTCAAATACTGTTCAATTGATATCAGAAGGTAAACTTGGGATTGTTATTGATTTGGAAGGAAACGATGAATTAACTCAATTAAGTAAGAATATTAATACAATGTCAAAGGAACTAGAAATAAAATTTAATAATGAAAGACAAATGGAAAATGTAAAAAATGAATTGATAACAAGTGTTTCACATGATTTAAGAACACCATTAACGTCGATTTTAGGATATACGAATTTGTTAAGAAATAGAGAATACAAAAATGAGAATGAATTAAATGAATACTTGAATACAATTTATACAAAATCAAACGACTTGAAAAATCTAATTAATGAACTTTTTGAATATACAAAGTTATCTAGCCCTGATATTATTCTATCAAAACAAATAGTTGATTATAGTCAATTAATTGAACAAGTTATTGGAGAGAATATTCCCATTTTCCATAAAGAGGGATTGAACCTTAAAAAGGAATTGATAGCAGAAGATATTCATATAAATATTGATGTCGAAAAAATCGTAAGGGTTTTGGATAATTTATTTAGTAATGCTATGAAGTATAGTGTTAAGCCTTCTACTATAATTGTTAATTTAACTCAATCCACCAATGAAGTACTATTTTCAATATCAAATAAAGGAAATAATCTTAAGGTTGAGCATCTTGATCGGTTTTTTGAAAGATTTTATCGCGTAGACCAATCACGAAAAAGTGAAGGAAGTGCAGGGTTGGGACTTGCTATTTCTAAACGAATTGTTGAACTTCATAGTGGAGGAATATGGGGGGAGTTCAACAATGATTGGATTACTTTTTTTGTGAAATTGAATAAAGATTAA
- a CDS encoding SAM-dependent methyltransferase produces MKNLLFLFQYILRPRTVGAIMPSSRFLASKMLEDINFENASVIVEYGPGTGIFTEQLLKKRLPNTKIILMEKNQEFYNHLINKFGHRKNLFIINDGAENIVKYLAELEVFNVDYVISGLPFASLPKRISKSILTSTKRVLNDEGKFITFQYTQRKMSFINHYFEKMHIKREIRNFPPAYVLSCNNERSI; encoded by the coding sequence ATGAAAAATTTATTATTTCTATTTCAATATATACTAAGACCAAGAACAGTTGGAGCTATAATGCCTAGTTCACGTTTCCTAGCAAGCAAGATGTTAGAAGATATTAATTTTGAAAATGCTAGTGTAATTGTAGAGTATGGGCCTGGTACAGGAATCTTTACTGAACAACTACTAAAAAAAAGATTGCCAAATACTAAAATTATATTAATGGAAAAAAATCAGGAGTTTTACAATCATCTAATTAATAAGTTTGGTCATAGGAAAAATTTGTTTATCATAAATGATGGTGCAGAAAACATAGTTAAATATTTAGCAGAATTAGAAGTGTTCAATGTGGATTATGTTATTTCAGGTCTACCATTTGCAAGTTTACCAAAAAGGATTTCTAAATCTATATTAACGAGTACCAAAAGGGTACTGAATGATGAAGGAAAATTTATTACATTCCAATATACACAAAGAAAAATGAGTTTTATTAATCATTACTTCGAGAAAATGCATATTAAAAGAGAAATTAGAAATTTCCCCCCAGCATATGTTCTAAGTTGTAATAATGAACGGTCTATTTGA
- a CDS encoding amino acid ABC transporter ATP-binding protein, which yields MIVFDHVNKFYGDFQVLKDINLTINKGEVVVVIGPSGSGKSTLLRCINHLETINDGTLTVSGVSVGDKKTDINKLRRNIGMVFQHFYLYPHKTVLENITLAPMKALGQSREEAYQTANHFLEKVGILEKAKAYPSQLSGGQQQRVAIARGLAMKPDIMLFDEPTSALDPEMIGEVLDVMKNLAKEGMTMVVVTHEMGFAREVADRIVFMDEGRILEEATPAEFYENPREERARLFLSRILNH from the coding sequence ATGATTGTATTTGATCATGTAAATAAGTTTTATGGCGATTTTCAAGTCTTAAAAGATATTAATCTCACAATTAATAAAGGTGAAGTTGTTGTTGTGATCGGGCCGTCTGGTTCTGGGAAAAGTACTTTGCTCCGTTGTATTAATCATCTAGAAACAATCAATGACGGGACTCTTACTGTAAGTGGTGTTTCTGTTGGTGATAAAAAAACAGATATTAACAAGCTAAGACGCAATATTGGCATGGTTTTTCAGCATTTTTATTTATATCCGCACAAAACAGTGCTTGAAAATATCACTCTAGCTCCTATGAAAGCTCTTGGTCAATCTAGAGAAGAAGCCTACCAAACTGCTAATCACTTTCTTGAAAAAGTAGGTATTTTAGAAAAAGCCAAAGCCTACCCTTCTCAGCTTTCCGGTGGCCAGCAACAGCGCGTCGCAATTGCACGCGGGCTTGCGATGAAACCGGATATTATGCTTTTCGATGAACCAACCTCAGCACTCGACCCTGAAATGATTGGCGAAGTGCTTGATGTAATGAAAAACCTTGCTAAAGAAGGTATGACGATGGTTGTTGTAACTCATGAAATGGGCTTTGCAAGAGAAGTAGCCGACCGTATCGTCTTTATGGATGAAGGTCGAATTTTAGAAGAAGCAACTCCGGCTGAGTTTTATGAGAACCCGCGTGAAGAACGGGCTCGCTTATTCTTAAGCCGTATATTAAATCATTAA